In one bacterium genomic region, the following are encoded:
- the ftsZ gene encoding cell division protein FtsZ, whose protein sequence is MAEVLPEIEAFARIKVIGIGGGGGNSLNRMIQSKIRGIEFIAINTDAQALHYSQANKKIHIGKETTRGLGAGANPEIGAQAAEENEDEIYAALKNSEMVFITTGEGGGTGSGAAPVIAQIARDIGALTVGIVTRPFKFEGDRRRKIAEEGIQRLKEKVDTLIVIPNDRILQIIDRKTSLLDAFATVDDILRQGVQGISDLITVNGLVNLDFADVEAIMRDAGSALMGIGVGNGDNRAVDAVKQAIDSPLLEVSIQGAKGVMINFTGGRDMGMHEIEEAAQLVHNNVDTDANIIWGMVIDENMNNEIKVTLVATGFEAERGERGGALFGGVPQPIGQRSVGDLADEHEAEQEEAPVAMGTPVPLEPVTSQSDLGFSGIQPSPPVVSELTPEEDALSTLVTNGPRVRNDVLVNREPLISSEPENNQNRPKEDSDTLTSSLFDEPIRPFDQESTEPPTSDSIASKRPSSASEQDPKTIVETLSPSFDAAEEDDFDKPAYLRKGVKLESSIIEVTEPTDTK, encoded by the coding sequence ATGGCAGAAGTTTTACCAGAGATTGAAGCATTTGCTCGTATAAAAGTGATCGGTATCGGTGGCGGTGGCGGTAACTCACTAAACCGCATGATTCAATCAAAAATCCGCGGTATTGAGTTTATTGCTATTAATACCGATGCTCAGGCTCTGCATTACAGTCAGGCCAATAAGAAGATACATATTGGTAAAGAGACGACTCGAGGGCTTGGTGCTGGTGCTAACCCAGAAATTGGCGCTCAGGCTGCTGAAGAAAATGAAGACGAGATTTATGCTGCATTAAAAAATTCTGAGATGGTCTTTATTACTACTGGTGAAGGTGGTGGTACAGGCTCCGGGGCAGCTCCAGTGATTGCCCAGATAGCCAGAGATATTGGCGCACTTACTGTTGGTATTGTGACTCGGCCTTTTAAATTTGAAGGCGACCGTCGTCGTAAGATAGCCGAAGAAGGAATTCAACGACTCAAAGAAAAGGTAGATACCTTAATTGTTATTCCAAACGATCGTATACTCCAAATTATTGATCGCAAGACATCACTTTTGGATGCTTTTGCGACGGTTGACGATATTCTTCGTCAAGGAGTTCAGGGTATCTCAGATCTGATTACGGTAAATGGTTTAGTTAACCTTGATTTTGCCGATGTTGAGGCGATTATGCGCGATGCCGGATCGGCACTTATGGGGATTGGTGTAGGCAATGGAGATAATCGAGCTGTAGATGCTGTTAAGCAGGCGATTGATAGCCCGCTGTTGGAGGTTTCAATCCAGGGCGCTAAAGGTGTAATGATTAACTTTACTGGTGGTCGAGATATGGGTATGCATGAGATAGAGGAAGCTGCCCAATTGGTGCACAATAATGTTGATACCGACGCCAATATAATTTGGGGAATGGTTATTGATGAGAATATGAATAATGAGATAAAAGTTACTTTGGTTGCGACTGGCTTTGAGGCAGAGCGCGGTGAGCGCGGTGGGGCTTTGTTTGGTGGTGTACCACAGCCAATTGGACAGCGTAGTGTGGGTGATCTAGCAGATGAGCATGAGGCCGAGCAAGAAGAGGCACCTGTTGCGATGGGTACACCCGTACCGCTGGAACCGGTTACTAGCCAGTCAGACTTAGGATTCTCCGGTATTCAGCCGTCTCCACCGGTGGTGTCTGAGCTAACCCCAGAAGAAGATGCGCTATCAACATTGGTGACCAATGGTCCTAGGGTCCGTAATGATGTGTTGGTTAATAGGGAGCCTCTAATATCATCTGAGCCAGAAAATAACCAAAATAGACCGAAGGAAGATTCTGACACCCTCACGTCATCACTTTTTGATGAGCCAATTCGACCATTTGATCAAGAATCAACTGAGCCGCCAACATCTGACTCAATTGCTTCCAAGAGGCCATCTAGCGCGTCCGAACAGGACCCTAAAACTATAGTTGAAACTCTTTCACCCAGTTTTGATGCGGCGGAAGAAGATGACTTTGATAAGCCCGCATATCTTCGCAAGGGGGTAAAGCTGGAGAGTTCCATTATTGAGGTAACGGAGCCGACAGATACTAAGTAG
- the map gene encoding type I methionyl aminopeptidase, translated as MRTQVKTAQEILDMRKSGRILAVILADLIDQAKVGMTTGDIDVMARKLLKKHDAEAAFLGYQGFSGAICISINDEIAHGIPGSRVMEAGDLVHFDFGVRYNGMITDAGRSFVLGAKPTEDQARLLKGTEKALDEAIKLVQDGVHIGDLGAVVEATCDRYDLKVVYELCGHGVGHNVHEEPTIPNYGMKGVGERLKSGWTVALEPNVSLADHEMYLADNGWTWMTQTGSIAAQFEHTVLVTDNGYEILTSLDS; from the coding sequence ATGAGAACACAGGTAAAGACTGCACAAGAGATTTTAGATATGCGTAAAAGTGGCCGGATATTGGCGGTCATTTTAGCTGACCTTATAGATCAAGCAAAGGTTGGCATGACGACTGGAGATATTGATGTGATGGCACGTAAATTACTTAAAAAGCATGATGCTGAAGCGGCCTTTTTGGGGTATCAGGGGTTTTCTGGGGCAATTTGTATTTCTATTAATGATGAAATAGCTCATGGTATACCAGGTAGTCGAGTGATGGAAGCTGGTGATTTGGTGCACTTTGATTTTGGGGTTCGGTATAATGGTATGATTACCGACGCTGGTCGAAGTTTTGTTCTGGGGGCTAAGCCGACGGAAGATCAGGCTCGTCTATTAAAGGGTACGGAAAAGGCTTTAGATGAGGCAATCAAGTTAGTTCAAGATGGCGTGCATATTGGTGATCTGGGGGCTGTAGTGGAAGCTACGTGCGACCGGTATGATTTGAAGGTTGTATATGAGCTTTGTGGGCATGGTGTGGGGCATAATGTACATGAGGAGCCAACTATTCCTAATTATGGTATGAAGGGTGTTGGCGAAAGGTTAAAATCTGGCTGGACTGTAGCATTGGAGCCTAATGTATCACTAGCAGACCATGAAATGTATCTTGCTGATAATGGTTGGACCTGGATGACTCAGACAGGATCAATTGCGGCACAATTTGAACATACGGTACTTGTTACAGATAATGGATACGAAATTTTAACATCACTAGATAGCTAA
- a CDS encoding diacylglycerol kinase family protein, translated as MVGLVSFRHAIRGLRMVISRERNAKIHLAAAILALITALLLHITWLELALVIAMIALVFFAEVVNTAIEKSLDTMTTENHQVVKVVKDMTAGGVLVTAIAAIFVAACIYLPALVRLINK; from the coding sequence ATGGTCGGATTAGTAAGTTTTCGTCATGCCATACGTGGTTTACGTATGGTGATTTCTAGAGAGAGAAATGCAAAAATACACTTAGCTGCAGCAATATTAGCTCTCATTACTGCTTTGCTCTTGCATATCACGTGGTTAGAGCTTGCATTAGTGATTGCAATGATTGCTTTGGTGTTTTTTGCAGAGGTGGTTAACACGGCTATTGAGAAATCATTAGATACGATGACGACCGAAAACCACCAGGTAGTAAAAGTAGTTAAAGATATGACCGCCGGCGGTGTCTTAGTAACTGCAATTGCGGCTATTTTTGTTGCAGCCTGCATCTATTTGCCAGCCTTAGTGAGGTTAATTAATAAATGA
- the ftsA gene encoding cell division protein FtsA: MAGKHEATYVGLDVGTSKVACVVGIAQHDRPDIAIMGLGSSTTTGVKRGVVVDLNDTVSAITTALEDAERMSGTAIERVSVSVGGSHVQSLNSRGVIAVSRADRQISREDMARAEDAASAISLDANREILRVIPRSYVVDGQGGISDPYGMTGTRLEIETHVITVAISAMKNLDDSVHRAGVTPNGYMIDPLASARACLTKRQKELGVVLIDIGAETTGIAIFEEGKITYTSIIPLGGNHITKDLSHALRITMDNAEKIKCQFGVAQKPKSKDTTKHDLSDVGIRGTILARELNTIIEARLAEFCDIISRELKKADGGPTMLASGVVLTGGGSKLRDLSTYMEQSLKMPVAPGHAHSISGIIDRVKDPAYTAAIGMMLEDLEKPQTGHNINDRIGQAFSKVQSIIKGFIPRS, translated from the coding sequence ATGGCCGGAAAGCATGAAGCGACATATGTTGGGCTTGATGTTGGTACCTCTAAGGTGGCCTGCGTGGTTGGTATTGCTCAGCATGATCGACCTGATATTGCAATTATGGGACTCGGATCATCAACTACTACGGGGGTAAAGCGAGGGGTTGTAGTTGACTTAAATGATACAGTCAGTGCTATTACCACTGCACTTGAAGATGCTGAACGAATGAGCGGAACTGCAATAGAGCGAGTTAGTGTCTCGGTTGGCGGAAGTCATGTTCAAAGTCTGAACTCTCGTGGTGTAATTGCTGTGAGTCGAGCTGACCGACAGATAAGTCGAGAGGATATGGCGCGAGCTGAAGATGCAGCATCGGCAATCTCGCTGGATGCGAATAGGGAAATATTGCGAGTTATTCCACGATCTTATGTAGTGGATGGACAAGGGGGAATTAGCGACCCATACGGAATGACTGGTACGCGCCTAGAAATTGAGACACATGTCATAACTGTTGCTATATCTGCTATGAAAAACCTTGATGATTCGGTACATAGAGCCGGCGTTACCCCTAATGGATATATGATTGATCCATTAGCTTCGGCTCGAGCATGCCTCACCAAGCGACAGAAAGAATTGGGTGTTGTTTTGATAGACATTGGCGCGGAAACAACTGGAATAGCAATTTTTGAGGAAGGCAAGATTACCTATACTAGTATTATTCCTCTGGGTGGTAATCATATTACTAAAGACTTAAGTCACGCATTGCGCATTACGATGGATAATGCAGAAAAAATTAAATGTCAGTTTGGAGTTGCTCAAAAGCCAAAATCAAAAGATACCACTAAGCATGATTTATCAGATGTCGGTATTCGTGGCACAATATTGGCGAGAGAGCTGAATACAATTATTGAAGCTCGATTAGCGGAGTTTTGTGACATCATTAGTAGGGAGCTTAAAAAAGCCGATGGTGGACCAACTATGCTGGCAAGCGGAGTAGTCCTGACTGGTGGAGGATCAAAGCTTAGGGATTTATCTACATATATGGAGCAAAGCTTAAAGATGCCGGTAGCCCCCGGACACGCCCATTCTATTAGTGGAATCATTGATCGCGTTAAAGATCCGGCCTATACGGCAGCTATTGGTATGATGCTTGAAGATTTAGAAAAGCCACAAACTGGGCACAATATTAATGATAGAATTGGCCAAGCGTTTAGTAAGGTTCAGTCTATAATTAAGGGTTTTATACCTAGATCCTAA
- the rodA gene encoding rod shape-determining protein RodA codes for MRRGLRQIDWVIATSVFLIVSLGLLVLYSSGIKAGEVKSEIDASRQFLYAGIGLLAGIVVARIDYRFFKSYAVVLYVLMVVSLAAVDFIGFSALGAQRWISIGFFQFQPSEFAKLALILVLAAYYSNVYSRSHQMRYFIYSIIILAVPMMLVVIQPDLGTGLVLFVIWLSMTLASRVKKRYLVAGAAAGAVSLPIVYSLLAPYQQNRIDVLLNPQADKLGTGYNVTQAIIAVGSGGWTGRGLSSGSQSQLNFLPSQHTDFIFAVLAEKLGFLGAALAIILYGILIIRIYILSTESMDRFGSFICIGTASMLLFHVLINIGMNMGIMPVTGIPLPLISAGGTSMLTNFLILGVVLSVARHRETKRRLKDESV; via the coding sequence GTGAGGAGGGGTCTGCGCCAGATAGATTGGGTCATTGCTACATCGGTATTCCTGATTGTCTCACTCGGCCTGTTGGTGTTGTACTCGTCTGGGATAAAGGCTGGTGAAGTAAAAAGCGAGATAGATGCTTCCAGGCAATTTTTATATGCTGGTATTGGACTACTCGCGGGTATTGTTGTGGCGCGGATAGATTATCGATTCTTTAAAAGCTATGCTGTAGTTTTATATGTCTTAATGGTAGTCAGCCTTGCAGCGGTTGATTTCATTGGTTTCTCGGCTCTAGGGGCTCAGCGCTGGATTAGTATCGGTTTCTTTCAGTTTCAGCCATCTGAATTTGCCAAGTTGGCACTGATTCTTGTGTTAGCCGCTTATTATTCAAATGTATATAGTCGCTCGCATCAGATGCGGTATTTTATATATTCAATTATTATTTTAGCTGTTCCAATGATGCTAGTTGTGATTCAGCCCGATTTGGGGACTGGGTTGGTGCTATTTGTAATTTGGCTTAGCATGACTTTGGCGTCACGTGTCAAAAAGCGCTATTTGGTTGCTGGCGCAGCTGCTGGTGCGGTGTCGCTACCGATTGTTTATTCATTATTGGCACCCTATCAACAAAACCGTATTGATGTACTACTTAATCCACAGGCCGATAAACTAGGTACGGGCTACAATGTCACGCAGGCGATCATTGCGGTTGGAAGTGGTGGCTGGACTGGTCGTGGGCTTTCATCGGGTAGTCAAAGTCAACTCAATTTCTTGCCGTCACAGCATACAGATTTTATTTTTGCAGTTTTAGCAGAGAAATTAGGCTTTTTAGGGGCTGCTTTGGCAATTATCTTGTATGGAATATTGATAATTCGAATTTATATTCTTAGTACCGAGTCGATGGATCGCTTTGGTAGCTTTATTTGCATCGGCACAGCTAGCATGTTGCTTTTTCATGTCTTGATTAATATTGGAATGAATATGGGAATAATGCCAGTCACCGGGATACCTCTACCATTAATTTCAGCCGGCGGAACAAGTATGTTAACAAACTTTCTTATTTTAGGGGTTGTACTTTCGGTAGCACGCCATCGGGAAACAAAGCGTCGCCTGAAGGATGAATCGGTATGA
- a CDS encoding isoleucine--tRNA ligase — MNKYHKSALSQEEERILSFWQKNDIFTRSVAQREGQDRFVFYDGPPFANGLPHLGHILTSSLKDAVTRYQTMRGKYVPRRFGWDCHGLPPELLAEKELGISGKKAIAEYGIEKFVGYCRDSVLRFTGEWHEYVSRLGRWVDFSDDYRTMDQDYMESVLWAFSELYKKGLIYEGERVVPYSYGAQTAVSNFETRQDDSYRDRDDLTATVRFSLVDGRNLLGWTTTPWTLPANMLLAVNQSITYVEMRKDDDVVILAEAALERYQEELAGYQRGKKFVGADLVGLTYAPLFPYFEGQDRAFRVVSAEFVETGEGTGVVHVAPGHGEDDYWLGKKEQVLIASPVDDDGRFTDEVKDYVGRLVFDANGEIVADLEKSKKLFSKAMITHKYPHCWRTDVPIIYRAMSAWFVDVPKIKDKLLSANQKIEWHPEHVKEGAFGKWLENAREWNISRKRYWGAPIPVWKTEDGEVVIIGSIEELRRRAVNPDLVQDLHRPTVDAIEIKTDSGKIARRIEDVFDCWFESGSMPFAQVHYPFENKELFESGHPADFITEYVGQTRGWFYTLHVMSVALFDKPAFKQALAHGILLGSDGRKLSKRLGNYPENTETFDQFGSDAMRFYLFSTPLVSGETAVFNQKSLLEAQRNVIQRFKNVQTFYSMYAKVDNFKSNNSLTRPSVSHTLDRWVLARLSATIKEVTNLADALDVQALTRSLTIFLDDLSNWYVRRSRRRFWKSGDDSDKMEAYQTLYCVLLQTAKLFAPWAPFIAEDVWQEVSDGKLEQSVHLAEWPTPEYTDQDIIRHMAIVREAVTAGLAQRASAGIKVRQPLQSVTVTVSTKLSTQLEEIIAEELNVKQVKILAGDVLEVEINTDITENLRQEGIVRDIIRLIQVARKNAGLEIDDRIHLALEADDTMNLAITSFRDMILTEVLGVDLASSVKGADYISEGKLVGENIKIGITKQG; from the coding sequence ATGAATAAGTATCATAAATCAGCGCTATCACAAGAAGAAGAGCGCATATTATCTTTTTGGCAGAAAAATGATATTTTTACTCGCTCTGTAGCTCAGCGTGAGGGGCAAGATCGCTTCGTATTTTATGATGGCCCACCGTTTGCTAATGGACTACCACATTTGGGTCATATCCTCACCTCAAGCCTTAAAGACGCTGTAACACGCTACCAAACAATGCGTGGAAAATATGTGCCTCGCCGATTTGGTTGGGATTGCCATGGGCTACCACCAGAGCTTCTGGCCGAGAAGGAGTTAGGTATTTCTGGCAAGAAAGCCATCGCAGAGTATGGTATTGAGAAATTTGTTGGATACTGTCGAGATTCGGTACTGCGCTTTACGGGTGAATGGCACGAATATGTTAGCCGGCTTGGTCGTTGGGTGGATTTTTCTGATGATTATCGAACTATGGATCAAGACTACATGGAGTCGGTGCTTTGGGCTTTTTCCGAACTATATAAAAAGGGCCTGATATATGAGGGCGAGCGAGTGGTGCCGTATAGCTATGGTGCTCAGACTGCAGTTTCAAATTTTGAAACTCGACAGGATGATAGCTATCGAGATCGCGATGACTTAACGGCTACGGTACGATTTAGCTTGGTTGATGGGCGTAATCTATTAGGTTGGACTACAACTCCCTGGACTCTGCCGGCCAATATGCTTTTGGCAGTAAACCAGTCAATTACCTATGTTGAAATGCGTAAAGATGATGATGTGGTAATTTTAGCTGAAGCTGCCCTAGAGCGTTACCAAGAAGAGCTAGCAGGCTATCAGCGAGGTAAGAAGTTTGTGGGGGCGGATTTGGTGGGACTGACATATGCACCACTATTCCCGTATTTTGAAGGTCAGGATAGGGCATTTAGGGTCGTGTCTGCAGAATTTGTTGAGACTGGCGAGGGCACAGGGGTAGTGCATGTAGCACCAGGGCACGGTGAAGATGATTATTGGCTTGGCAAAAAAGAGCAGGTTTTGATAGCTAGCCCAGTTGATGATGATGGTCGTTTTACCGATGAGGTAAAAGATTATGTTGGTCGATTGGTCTTTGACGCCAACGGGGAAATCGTAGCCGATCTCGAGAAGAGTAAAAAGCTTTTTAGTAAAGCCATGATTACGCATAAATATCCACATTGTTGGCGGACTGATGTACCGATTATCTATCGTGCGATGAGCGCTTGGTTTGTTGATGTGCCAAAAATAAAAGACAAGCTATTAAGCGCGAATCAGAAGATAGAATGGCATCCAGAGCACGTTAAAGAGGGTGCATTTGGTAAGTGGTTAGAAAATGCTCGGGAATGGAATATTAGCCGTAAGCGTTATTGGGGCGCGCCAATTCCAGTTTGGAAAACTGAAGATGGAGAGGTGGTTATTATTGGCTCAATTGAAGAATTACGCCGACGAGCAGTTAATCCAGATTTAGTGCAAGACTTACATCGCCCTACAGTTGACGCGATTGAGATTAAGACTGATTCGGGTAAAATAGCACGACGGATCGAGGACGTGTTTGATTGTTGGTTTGAATCTGGATCTATGCCTTTTGCTCAGGTGCATTACCCATTTGAGAATAAGGAGTTGTTCGAGTCTGGTCATCCAGCCGATTTTATTACAGAGTATGTTGGTCAAACACGAGGCTGGTTTTATACATTGCACGTCATGAGCGTGGCATTATTTGACAAGCCGGCTTTTAAGCAGGCCTTAGCACACGGAATTTTACTTGGTAGTGACGGTCGCAAGCTCAGTAAGCGACTTGGCAACTATCCAGAAAATACGGAAACATTTGATCAGTTTGGGTCTGATGCGATGAGGTTTTACCTATTTTCTACACCATTAGTTTCTGGCGAAACTGCCGTGTTTAATCAAAAATCCCTTCTGGAAGCACAACGAAATGTAATTCAGAGATTTAAAAATGTACAAACATTTTATTCAATGTATGCAAAAGTTGATAACTTTAAATCGAATAATAGTTTGACTCGTCCAAGTGTGAGTCATACACTTGATCGGTGGGTTTTAGCCCGACTTAGCGCGACGATTAAAGAAGTTACCAATTTGGCCGATGCGCTCGATGTACAGGCCTTAACTCGGTCTCTGACGATCTTTTTAGATGATTTATCTAACTGGTATGTGCGTCGTAGCCGTCGTCGCTTCTGGAAGAGTGGAGATGATAGCGATAAGATGGAAGCCTACCAAACGCTGTACTGTGTCTTACTGCAAACTGCAAAGCTATTTGCTCCGTGGGCCCCTTTTATTGCAGAAGATGTTTGGCAGGAAGTATCTGACGGTAAGCTTGAGCAGTCGGTACATCTGGCAGAGTGGCCCACTCCAGAATACACAGATCAAGATATTATCAGACATATGGCAATTGTCCGAGAAGCAGTGACGGCCGGCTTAGCCCAGCGCGCATCGGCTGGAATAAAAGTGCGCCAACCCCTTCAGTCGGTTACGGTTACTGTATCAACTAAACTTAGCACGCAGTTAGAGGAAATTATTGCCGAAGAGCTGAATGTGAAGCAGGTGAAAATACTGGCAGGAGATGTTTTAGAGGTAGAAATTAATACAGATATCACCGAAAATCTACGTCAAGAGGGGATTGTGCGAGATATTATCCGTTTAATCCAGGTAGCCCGTAAAAATGCTGGCCTGGAGATTGATGACAGAATTCACCTAGCGCTTGAGGCAGATGACACGATGAACCTGGCTATTACGTCATTTAGGGATATGATACTTACTGAGGTGCTTGGAGTAGATTTGGCGTCTAGCGTTAAGGGGGCGGACTATATTTCAGAAGGTAAACTTGTGGGAGAAAATATCAAAATTGGCATAACCAAGCAGGGCTGA
- a CDS encoding thermonuclease family protein gives MRRITRRQLAKLGYIVITVLLTAVIVQAFPEKDPGSGMTSSDTLPVVEVFDGDTISVRRNGVIEKVRLIGIDTPETKDPRKPVQCFGQEASRYTHALLDGRRVRLEIDPSQGERDRYDRLLAYVRRDDGLFINQELVMQGYAHEYTYQSKPYKYQSEFQSAEASARDQGKGLWSPNTCNGDTSS, from the coding sequence ATGAGGCGGATTACACGACGGCAATTAGCTAAGCTTGGCTATATTGTTATTACAGTATTGCTTACGGCGGTTATAGTGCAAGCGTTTCCAGAAAAAGATCCAGGGTCGGGTATGACTTCTTCTGATACTTTACCAGTTGTAGAAGTTTTTGATGGTGATACAATCAGTGTTCGGCGCAACGGAGTAATTGAGAAAGTTCGGCTGATAGGCATTGATACACCCGAGACGAAAGACCCGCGTAAGCCAGTTCAGTGTTTTGGGCAAGAGGCCAGCCGTTACACCCATGCGTTATTAGATGGAAGGCGTGTGCGTCTCGAGATAGATCCATCACAGGGTGAGCGTGATCGTTATGATCGGCTACTTGCTTATGTGCGCCGTGATGATGGGCTATTTATAAATCAAGAGCTTGTAATGCAAGGCTATGCCCACGAGTACACCTATCAGAGTAAGCCGTATAAGTATCAGTCTGAGTTTCAGTCGGCTGAAGCTTCGGCTCGTGACCAGGGAAAAGGTTTGTGGTCGCCAAATACTTGCAATGGCGATACGTCATCTTAA
- the ybeY gene encoding rRNA maturation RNase YbeY, with translation MSSQLFIPEKLPLEIQQKQLKALFEAWLNHVQLDLLGGILVQFVSTEDMLELVRVHQQKDESTDVLSFNYNPPLVGESGDKIIGEIVICEDVARDNADKHKVEFGVECMTLFVHGLLHIAGKDHAGRREKEQFEADTRAIMEVGGLKPVSLWSD, from the coding sequence ATGAGCTCACAATTATTTATACCTGAAAAATTACCGTTAGAAATTCAGCAAAAACAGCTTAAGGCATTGTTTGAAGCCTGGCTTAATCATGTCCAACTCGATTTACTAGGTGGTATATTAGTTCAATTTGTCAGTACAGAAGATATGCTTGAGTTGGTGCGAGTGCATCAGCAAAAAGATGAGTCAACAGATGTCTTATCATTTAACTATAACCCGCCCCTAGTAGGAGAATCTGGCGATAAGATTATTGGCGAGATAGTTATTTGTGAAGATGTAGCGCGAGACAACGCCGACAAACATAAGGTTGAGTTTGGAGTGGAGTGCATGACATTATTTGTGCACGGTTTATTGCATATTGCCGGCAAGGATCACGCTGGTCGGAGGGAAAAAGAGCAATTTGAGGCCGATACTCGTGCTATTATGGAGGTAGGAGGGCTGAAGCCGGTATCATTATGGTCGGATTAG
- the nrdR gene encoding transcriptional repressor NrdR — translation MRCPQCKSNNSRVMESRDVEDSGSIRRRRECENCSHRFTTYERLELPRLLVIKKNGERELYNHDKLATGIYRACEKRPVDSERIEKLISEIERELYSFGETEITSGGIGELAMRDLAELDDVAYVRFASVYRRFTSIESFEKALQQIKRQRKSQ, via the coding sequence ATGCGTTGTCCGCAATGTAAATCAAATAATAGTCGGGTGATGGAGTCTCGTGATGTCGAGGATTCTGGGTCGATACGTCGTCGTCGTGAATGCGAGAATTGTAGCCACCGCTTTACTACTTATGAGAGGCTAGAGTTGCCACGCTTGCTCGTGATAAAGAAAAACGGTGAGCGAGAGCTCTACAATCATGATAAATTAGCTACTGGTATTTATCGGGCTTGTGAGAAGCGTCCGGTGGACTCAGAGCGGATTGAGAAGTTAATATCGGAAATTGAGCGAGAACTGTACAGTTTTGGTGAGACCGAAATTACAAGTGGCGGTATTGGTGAGCTGGCGATGCGAGACTTAGCGGAACTAGATGATGTGGCGTATGTGCGATTCGCTAGTGTATACAGAAGATTTACCAGTATTGAGAGCTTTGAGAAAGCCCTACAGCAGATTAAGCGACAACGAAAAAGCCAATAA
- a CDS encoding nucleoside monophosphate kinase — MIVLFGKPGAGKGTQAKLLVDEKQFVLVGAGELLRQVGQANKDLAEMLRAGKLVGGDVLFPLIATYLERIGHQRIILDGFPRNRDQADWLKQQLEKNPPERIDLIILNISDEEVYNRLSRRGRADDTPTAIQARLKIYQEDVSQAIDLLGESAQVHYVDGAGSIQDVYARVLRVLGEEKT; from the coding sequence ATGATAGTACTATTTGGTAAGCCAGGGGCTGGTAAGGGGACTCAGGCAAAATTATTGGTAGATGAAAAGCAGTTTGTGTTGGTTGGAGCTGGAGAATTACTGCGTCAGGTAGGTCAAGCCAATAAAGATCTGGCAGAAATGTTGAGGGCTGGCAAGTTGGTGGGTGGAGATGTGTTATTTCCGCTTATTGCGACTTATTTAGAGAGGATTGGCCATCAACGTATAATTCTCGATGGTTTTCCGAGAAATAGAGATCAGGCTGACTGGCTGAAGCAACAATTAGAAAAGAATCCACCTGAAAGAATAGACCTAATTATTCTTAATATTAGCGACGAAGAGGTGTATAACCGATTGTCACGACGTGGGCGAGCTGATGACACGCCGACAGCTATCCAAGCTCGACTGAAAATATATCAAGAGGATGTATCACAGGCGATCGATTTATTGGGTGAGTCGGCTCAAGTGCACTATGTGGATGGCGCAGGTTCGATTCAAGATGTGTATGCAAGGGTCTTGAGAGTATTAGGCGAGGAGAAGACATGA